The DNA window CAGGCCCTCCATAAGCGCCGCCGCCGCCAGCGCACCGGTGGGTTCCACGACGATCTTCATCCGCTCCCACATAAACCGCATGGCATCGACCAGGGCGCGGTCCGACACGGATACCATGTCGTCCACACACTGGAGGACGATGGGGAAGGTGAGGGTTCCGAGCGAGGGCGTGCGCGCGCCGTCGGCGATGGTGTCCGGGTTGCGGACGGTGTGCAACGTGCCGGTGTGGAACGACCGGCAGGCGTCGTCGCCGGCGTCGGGCTCTACCCCCACTACCCGGCAGTCGGGCGCCAGCGCCCGGGCGGCAATGGCCGACCCGCTGAGCAACCCTCCGCCGCCGCAACACACGATCAGGGCGTCGAGCGCCGGCACGTCCTCGAACAACTCGAGCGCCGCGGTGCCCTGGCCGGCGATCACGTCCGCGTGGTCGTACGGGGGAATCAGTGTCAACCCGCGTTCGGCCGCGATCCGTCGCGACAGCTCTTCGCGCGATTCTACGGCCGGGTCGTACGTGATGACGGTGGCGCCGTAGCCTTCCGTTGCCTCGCGTTTTACGGCCGGCGCATTGTTCGGCATGATGATGGTTCGGGGAATCCCGAGCACACGCCCGGCCAGGGCAACGGCCTGGGCGTGGTTGCCGGACGAGTAGGCGAGCACGCCGCGCGCGCGCTGGGTGTCGTCCAGCCGGCTCAACGCGTTAAACGCCCCCCGAAACTTGAAAGCCCCCGCCCGCTGCAGGTTTTCGCACTTAAACACGACATCCGCCCCCAACCGCTCGTTGAGGGTGGAACTGCGCAGGACGGGCGTACGGTGCGCCGAGCCGGCGATCCGCTCCGCCGCCGCCTGGACATCGGCGAAGGTGACGGCCAGGGCGGTTTCCGGGAGGGGCAGGAGTGGGATCGACATAAAATGGACGGGTTCGATGACATACCAGGTCGGCACAATGTACAACGGGCAATGGCGTTGACAAACAATAGGCGGGAGACGCCCCACCGGGGCGTCTCTACAATCTATCTTTAATGAGGCGTGAGATTCGTCAAAGGGTGCCGTTTTTATTGTGAAGCCTCCAAGGTCCTATTCTCTATCAAACAGTTAACGGCCTATGACCGCCACGACGCCCCCAAGTCCTTTGTACCGTACCGTCGAGCGTCTCTTCGGGATCGACTTTCGTGCGCTTGCCGCGTTCCGGGTGGCTATCGGCCTGATTGTACTCGTGGATCTGGCGGTACGCGCCACGGCGTTTTCCGCGCACTATTCCGACGCCGGTGTGCTCCCCCGCGCCTTCTATTTTGCCTATTATCCCGATACCTGGGCGTTATCGCTTCATCTGCTCTCGGGCAGCCTCTGGTGGCAGGCCGCCCTGTTTGTTGCCGCGGCCATCACCACCCTGGCCTATATGGCCGGGTACCACACACGGGTGGCCTCATGCGCGCTCTGGCTCCTCACGCTCAGTCTACACACGCGAAACCCGCTCGTGCTCAACGGGGGGGACTGGCTGCTGCTCAACCTGCTCCTGTGGAGCCTGTTTTTACCCCTCGGAGCGCGATGGTCCCTGGATGCGCTGGCGGGGCGGCATGAGCGCGACGACGGCTACCATCTCTCTGTCGCCACGCTGGGTATCGTGCTACAGATCTGCCTCGTGTACTGGTTCACGGTGATGTTTAAGTCGGAAGAGGTATGGCTTGAGGAAGCCACGGCGCTCCATCTCGCGTTAAACTTGGACTACCTCGCGCGTCCAGCCGGCCAGTGGTTGCTCGGTTTACCCGATGGCGTGCTCCACCTGCTCAGCCGCGGCACCTACTACCTGGAGTTGTATGGCCCCATGATGGCCTTTATTCCTATCTGGATTGGGTTCTGGCGCACATTGGCCGGGCTGGGCTTTATCGCGTTTCATGCCGGTCTGGCCATGACGTTGACGATTGGCCCCTACCCTTTCGTTTGCATGGCCGCGTGGCTGCTGGTGTTGCCGGCTGCGTTCTGGGATCGCCTGAGCCGGCTGGGAACGGGGGACACCTTCCGCCGGCTGGCCGTGAGGCACTTGCCCCGCCTTCGGCGACTCGCTCCCCGCTCAGTTGGTCCCGCCCGATCCGGAGAGCCGGGTCTGATTGCCACCCTGGCCTCTGTCTTGGTGCTGGTGTATATGCTGTCGGCCAACATGCTCACGGCTCACGTGATGAGCGAAAGGTATTACAACACCTTTTTTGGGTACCTCGAGCCGACCGGGGAGGCGCTGCGCATCATTCAGCGCTGGAATATGTTTTCGCCCGCTCCGCCAACCCGCGACGGTTGGTATGTAGTGGAGGGGCGTTACGCCAGCGGGGCGACGCGAGACCTGTTTCGGGACGCCGAGCTTACCTGGGAACGCCCCGACGACATCGCCGCCACCTACAAAAACGAACGCTGGCGCAAATACCTGGAAGCCGTGATGGACAAACCGTCGGTACTGGGGCCCGAAGCGGCGGCGTATTTCAGGCGGCACGGGGCAAACACGACGGGGGATGAACCGGAGTCCGTTCGGCTATACCTGATGGGGGAAGCCACCCGGGCAGATTTTACCTCGTCGCCTGTTGCCGCCTATTTGCTGGCCGAATACCCGCCGGACGCCGATCTTGTCAAAGCAATAATGAAATAAGCACAGCTTTGTGACAACTCCGCCCGCCCAAGGCGGTACTTTAGGGCACTTACCGGAAGGATGTGCCTGGAGGCGCACCCCGGTAGGGCGTTCTTTCTGGAGTTGGCCGGTGCGGCGTTACCCCTGCGGCGCAAGAGGTGGAAAAAGATGCCGTTACCCGGCATCGGTTGCTGCTTCGTCGTCTTCGGACGAAT is part of the Rhodothermales bacterium genome and encodes:
- a CDS encoding threo-3-hydroxy-L-aspartate ammonia-lyase, whose translation is MSIPLLPLPETALAVTFADVQAAAERIAGSAHRTPVLRSSTLNERLGADVVFKCENLQRAGAFKFRGAFNALSRLDDTQRARGVLAYSSGNHAQAVALAGRVLGIPRTIIMPNNAPAVKREATEGYGATVITYDPAVESREELSRRIAAERGLTLIPPYDHADVIAGQGTAALELFEDVPALDALIVCCGGGGLLSGSAIAARALAPDCRVVGVEPDAGDDACRSFHTGTLHTVRNPDTIADGARTPSLGTLTFPIVLQCVDDMVSVSDRALVDAMRFMWERMKIVVEPTGALAAAALMEGLVPARGRRIGVIVSGGNVDLAAILPLLTSRQS
- a CDS encoding HTTM domain-containing protein, which gives rise to MYRTVERLFGIDFRALAAFRVAIGLIVLVDLAVRATAFSAHYSDAGVLPRAFYFAYYPDTWALSLHLLSGSLWWQAALFVAAAITTLAYMAGYHTRVASCALWLLTLSLHTRNPLVLNGGDWLLLNLLLWSLFLPLGARWSLDALAGRHERDDGYHLSVATLGIVLQICLVYWFTVMFKSEEVWLEEATALHLALNLDYLARPAGQWLLGLPDGVLHLLSRGTYYLELYGPMMAFIPIWIGFWRTLAGLGFIAFHAGLAMTLTIGPYPFVCMAAWLLVLPAAFWDRLSRLGTGDTFRRLAVRHLPRLRRLAPRSVGPARSGEPGLIATLASVLVLVYMLSANMLTAHVMSERYYNTFFGYLEPTGEALRIIQRWNMFSPAPPTRDGWYVVEGRYASGATRDLFRDAELTWERPDDIAATYKNERWRKYLEAVMDKPSVLGPEAAAYFRRHGANTTGDEPESVRLYLMGEATRADFTSSPVAAYLLAEYPPDADLVKAIMK